The region GGTTGGGGGGGTGTTCCATGAAAGTGGCCATGGGGCAGCCGGCCGAACACTTGCCGCACTGGAAGCAGCGCCGCACCGAGGTCCCTGAAAGGGCTTCGACCTTGCGGACGAAGTCAACATCCATGGTCTCGGTCGAAAGAAGCATCTTCTTCTTTTTCACAGGAATACCCTTTTTAGTTAAACTAAAATTCCACCAGTCGGTCGTTGACTGGTGGACATGCGTGCCGCAAAATGTGTCTAACTGTGGAGTTTACAACATAATTTGATACAGTTATTATTGTTTACACAAATGCTTTGAAAAATGCAAGTCAAAATTGCTACGGCCGTGGTGTGTTTAGGAAGAGTAAAAATATGTCGCGCCCTGCGTCGCGATTCGGCCAGTGTAATGTTCCCGGTGGGCAAGCGGATAAAAAAACTCAAGCCACACAAACATGTTGGCCTTTCGTAACACAATCGCAATAATACTATGTTACAAGAAAGCAAAAAAAGTAAAATACAAGAAAAATCTTTCTGCTGCGCCTCAGGGAGGCCCCGATGAAAAATATCCTGATAATCGAGGATGAAAAGGATCTGACCGAGCTGCTCGTGTTCAACCTGGAGAAGGAAGGGTTCAAGATGCAGTGGTCCTATGACGGCCTGGAAGGGCTTGAGGCGGCGCGCCGCGACCCCCCGGACCTGATCGTGCTCGACCTGATGCTGCCGGGCATGATGGGGACGGACGTGTGCAAGGAACTGCGCAAGGACGGCCGCACCAGCCAGGTGCCGGTACTGATGCTCACCGCCAAGGGGGAGGAGATCGACCGGGTGGTCGGCTTCGAGGTGGGGGCCGACGACTATCTGGTAAAGCCGTTTTCCATGCGGGAGTTGCTGCTGCGTATCCGGGCGATCCTGCGGCGATGCGACAGCCAGCCGGCCTCCTCGGCCGAGGGGGGGATCTCCATCGGGGACATTTCCATCGAGACCGAACGCCACCGCGTGCTGAGCGCCGGGAACGAGGTGGAGCTGACCAGCACCGAATACAAGCTGCTGCTGTACCTGGCGGAACGCCCCGGCCGGGTGCTGAGCAGGGAACTGCTCCTGCAGAACGTGTGGAGCTACAACAATGTGGGGGACACCCGGACCGTTGATACCCATATCACCCGCCTGCGCGGCAAGCTGGGCAAACCGGGCGACCTGATCAAGACCGTACGCAGCTTCGGCTACAAGATAGAGGAGTGAAGATGGGATTCCGCCTGAAATTGATGTTGTCGTACCTGCTTTTGATCGTGGCGATCGCAGGGAGCTTTTACCTGTACATGGACCATGTGCTGGAGACGAACCTGGTGGAGGAGAGCCGGACGAGCCTGCTCGGCCAGGCCAAGCTGGCCCGCCTCCTGGTGATGTCCGACCACCTGAAGCTGCCTCCCCAACAGTTGGCCGAGACGGTGGGTGCCACCATCAGGGAGCGCCTGACCCTGATCGCCCCCGATGGCCGGGTCA is a window of Geobacter sp. FeAm09 DNA encoding:
- a CDS encoding response regulator transcription factor, which produces MKNILIIEDEKDLTELLVFNLEKEGFKMQWSYDGLEGLEAARRDPPDLIVLDLMLPGMMGTDVCKELRKDGRTSQVPVLMLTAKGEEIDRVVGFEVGADDYLVKPFSMRELLLRIRAILRRCDSQPASSAEGGISIGDISIETERHRVLSAGNEVELTSTEYKLLLYLAERPGRVLSRELLLQNVWSYNNVGDTRTVDTHITRLRGKLGKPGDLIKTVRSFGYKIEE